CTGTcatataatataaaattaaacagGCAAACAATACCGtcatataaaataaaacagaTCGACTTGTCCGCTTTAGCTTCCTTCGCCACAGTACGTTTTCCCAGCTTTCATTTAGATTTTTGTTTATGCATGCAGTAAGCTTTGTAAGCAAGCAACATTGGATGCTAGTAAAGTGAAAGGCAAGATTTTGGTTTGTTTAAGGGGAAATAACACCAGAGTAGATAAAGGGCACCAAGCTGTAATTGGAGGTGCTGTTGGAATGATACTTTGCAATGACCAAACGAGTGGCAATGACATTATTGCAGACGTTCATCTCCTCCCAGCTTCCCATATCACTTACAACGACGGTCTTGCCGTTTTTGCCTACATCAATTCTACAAAGTATGCTCTCTTTCTCTTTACTCAAACAAACCTCTGATGTGTAAGAACAAACTTACCATTCCTATTATAAATGGGTTTACATTATatagactatattataaagattTTTTACACTATTAATGTATCATAAATCTATAATGACAAGTTAGTTAGTAGTATCACGTCTACTAGGTTactaattaatatttattataaagATTTACTTACAAGTGACTTTATtaattatgtaaatattttttaggTCGTCAAAGTATAGAATTTTAACTCTACTTTATAAAAAGTTTTGAGTTCTATATCCCGATGAAATACTAAAATTTTTATACAATCATGTTACTATTAAGGTAATTACAAGTAAATCTGCATGAATTGATAACCTAGTAAAAATGCACTAACCTAATATAATAGCTAGGTTAATGTTTTGCATGGTCAGTGTATGTAACTTACGATAATATGTAATTTATCATTTTGACCAGATTACTAATTAATACTTATCATAGAGATATATTTGTAATTACTTTATAAGTAATATAACTATATAAATATACTTTTATATGTATTGTCAATGTATAAAACCCAATCTCTATAAATATAAGTGATTAAATTGCACATATACGAGTTCAATAAGTCCATAGACTACTTTATTGGATGCTCATGAAACTAATGGTTCTACCTTGTATTAACTAGCAATGCTATGGGTTCAATAACCGCACCAAAGGCAATATTAGGCATAAAACCTGCTCCAACTATGGCTTCTTTTTCATCCAGAGGTCCTAATTTGATTACACCTGCAATCCTCAAGGTTTGTTGTAGAGGAATTATTGGTTAGCTacttaattatttatattgtacaAAATTAATTTTGTGTTAATGTTGTATATATAGCCTGATATCACTGCACCTGGAGTGAATGTTATAGCTGCCTATACAGAAGGAAATAACCCCTCAAATGAAGTGTTTGACAATCGTAGAACAACATTCAATGTAATGTCTGGAACATCAATGTCTTGTCCTCATGTCTCTGGAGTTGTAGGACTTCTCAAAGCTATTCATCCTGATTGGAGTCCTGCTGCCATTCGATCTGCCCTCATGACTACTGGTACATACCCTTTTTTTTGTTCTCAAAACTATTCACCCTTTATCTGTCTTGTTTTTTTAGGTTATGGTATTAAGATAACTAAAGGAAAGCCCTGGCGtaactgataaagttgttgttATGGGTTCAAGCCATGAAAACAGTCTCTTACATAAATTCAGGGTAAGGTTGTGTACAATAAACCCTTATGGTTcggcccttccccgaaccccgctcatagcgggagcttagtgcaccgggctggcCTTTTGGTATTAAGATGACTTAGATAGTTGTAAAAACGTTTACACTATTAGTGGATGTAAGTTAAACCATTTCGAAAAGAGTTTTAACTTTTTTATACTAAAGTGTAAAAGAATTATTAAAATAAATCCTTTTGAAAATGGTTTAATTACTAATAGTGTAAAAGAATTTCTACGCTATTAGGTTGCCCAAAATATGACTACAGATAATTAACTGCCCCATAATAAGTTGAATTAGCTACTTAAAATATAACTAAAGGTAATTAACTACCCCTTAATAAGTGGAATTAGttaatcataaaaaaaaaaaaaggcatgtAATTTACTAAAAAAAGCTAAAATTACACAGGTAGCATAAAAATTCTTTACACAGTCATAATACTTTATCTGATTTTGATCTAGTTTTACAAATGTATCAAatggttttatttattttcagcaAGCCCAATAGATAATACAGGAAAACCGTTGCTTGATACCACCAAGGAAGCAGCAACACCATTTGCATCTGGAGCTGGGCATATAAGACCAAATCTTGCTTCTGATCCTGGACTAGTATATGACTTAGAAGTGAATGATTATTTAAACTTTCTATGTGCATCTGGCTATGATAGTCAAGTCATTCGCACCTTCAACAAAGCTCCTTATATATGTCCACCACTTAGTAATTCAAGTCTTTTGGAATTCAATTATCCTTCAATAACTGTTCCAGCTCTTTCTGGCAACTTAATTGTGACTCGTACACTGACAAATGTCGGTCCACCGAGTACTTACACGGCTCGAGTTGGCCAGCCTCCTGGAATCTCAGTGGTTGTGGAACCAAATGTGTTGATATTCAAGAGCCAAGGTCAGAAGGAGAGGTTTAGTTTGCATATTAAAGCTGTGAATACTACTTATTATCTTGCTGGGGTAGATCAACACGTATATGGAGAGTTGGTATGGTCAGATGGTACTCATACTGTCACAAGTCCAATTACTGTGGAAATTGCTCGTTGAGATCATATATCATACTTTGATTATTGCTTagctaaacaacaacaacaacaacaacctattTATACTAGAACATATTTCATAGTTGATCTGTCTTTTTGTAACAAGTGTAAGGTGAATGAATGATCACCCTCTCACTTAGGTAGCTAGGTCTCTGTATCAAGAAAGAAAAAatacagaagaagaaaaaaaaggttaGGTCTATTATATACTTCATCCTTGTCCTCGTGTGACGGATGGTTGGCCGAGGCATAGGAGCGACAACTTGAAGATTATAGGTTCGGATCTCAGTTGTAACACTCATCTGCTCCACCTTCAGTAAGCAGTTTACCAAACACATGTACAAAGCTCTATTTATCTTGTTTCACTTTACAAAGTTCTGAGAAAGCAGATTATGTTTCACTTGGTTTCAAGTCTATATACTGAAAACACAAGTGCTTTTTATGCATTCAACCTCCTAATGCATACATGAAAATTTTTCAAACACACACAAGGCTCTGAATAATAACAGCTAATTCATGGACTGCAATTATATTACCAGTTGATAAGAGTTCTAAATATTTCCATCACAGAATACTAGTAGTTGGAAAATATTCTCCCCTTTATGTCACCAGATATAAAGATCATAACTGCACATTAGGTTTCCGCACCTCAACAACATATATAGAGCTCCATTCCTTGGTCTCTATTATCATCTCAGTTACATTCTTTCGATTTCTTGAAACTAAACTCCACGCGAAATTTATCACGTGCCAGTAGCTTAGCTGACAAATGCTCTGTCGCCTTCAAGTTAAAATTGAGTTATTATTACCAATTCTTTAAATCAAACCTTCCTTATGAGAAGGAAAATCTTCTGATCCAGCTCAAATTTAGCTGCAATGGATGGATCTCCCCTCAGCTGCATCAGAAGTCCTCCAAAAGAAACAAAGATGTCTCTGAAAACCCAAAAAAACAGTAAATCCATTGTTACGTTAATAAAATGTTGCTTATCAAAAACCAGTAAATCGATTGGTCCCAACAACCAGAAGATAGACAAATCTCAAACACTAAATTTAGACGTTAAATTGAAATAGATTACACATTAAGCAAAAAAAGTGGACTTCTAGCCCAAAAGTTGAAAACAGAGAAAACCGAGTATAGGAAAGTACATTTATATTCCACAATTAAATGCAATAGAAAAAACTCTTACTGAGAAATAAGTCATAGGAATAAAATAGAAATGGCACTTAGAATCTAATCTTCGCATATGGGAGATCTAAGAAGTCAATCTGAGCCAATTCCATATCAACTCTTGGAAACAAGAAGCAAAAAGCAGATATTGCTAAGGTGTGCACAAATGACAAGGCAAAAACATGTCAGAAATAATAAATTCATGTTCATGGAATTGAATTGAATTTGAGAAAAGTTATCCAAACATACGCTTTAACATGCTTTCCTGAACCTTCCTCCGAGATCCTATATAGCTTCCCATTCATGACATATTCGAACTTGTCAGCAAGTGATTTCTTGTTACCCTGCCATCACGTTGCAATACCATCAAGTTTTATCTGGATTTCTAAGAGTTTGACCACCAGACATAACAAGTATCGGACAGTCAAATGAAAaacgaagaaaaagaaagaagttcATACATGCATTTAGCCAGACAATTGCATTAGAGGTTAGCTAGAGGTCTTTCTATACCAAGAAACTGAACTAGAATAGATCGAAGCCCTCCTTTTCCTTCCAATTAGCGAGATTCTATCTCTTACCTAGGATATTGGGGTCAAGCCTAGCAGCTTAAGATATTTAAGTTGCCAAACAGAAGTCTTAATTATCGTTTCAAGTTTGGCCACATCATCTTTTGCATGGAAGTTTACTCAGAGTTTCAATATTTTGTTTGCATGGGTTGAAGCCATGGGAGAATATGTGGCATATTAAAGACTTCCATAGAAGTGTTTTCTTATATACATGTTTCAGAGCAACAAGTACGCCTATGTGAATCCCTATGAGAGCCTCCCTCTATATTTTCTACTGATATACTAACAAACACTAGACCTAAGTAAGGGTTATCATCACGACTAAACTTAACTCCAAGTAGCTGGTATAACCCATATGGATCTGTTGCTTATGTTGTGTACTATTTTTCAACAAGTTTATATGGATTTCCAGACCAGGTGTATTATTAAATTGAACAAAAAATATTTAACTTTAGTACACTGTTTGAGTAAACCAAGTGTAAGCTTCACTGGTGAAGGAAATTATTGATAAGCCTATATATTGAAAACACAAGAGGATGCATAAACTGAAGGAAATTATGGGCTACTCATTGAAAAAAGACAAGGGGTTCTTATGTATTTAGCCTACTTCTGATGCACATAAACATCCAACTATAAAATACATACAGGAGGATGTTCAAGTACACAAGGATGAGAATAACAACAGCTAGGAAACATTCTTTCTGATGTTAGCAGGTACAAGGATCATACTTGCAGACTAGGTTTCCACACCACTCATTCCTAGGTCTCCGTTATTATGTCAATGTGGTATGGTTGTGGATATTGCATGGATCTTTCAAGAAACACCGAAAGATTAGCTACAAAAAATGCATCTACCTGTACCGGATGCTTATACACGCACATCAGATACAAATCCATAGTCGAGTCCATAAAAATATGTAGCAATAaaagatacaacaacaacaacaacaacaacaacaacaaaaaacccagtgtaatcccacaagtggggtctggggagggtttGTGGAATTTGTACAATGGCGAAGAATGTAAGGCGTAGAATCACATAAATCAAGCAATAGATCTTTTTGGAAATGGCGTGTTGATTGAAAACCCATCTTACAAATTCTTTAGGGTTTGTGGAATTTGTACAATGGCGGAGAATGTAAGGCGGGGAATAAGAGAATGGGCATTGAAAGGGAGCTCCATAGCTATTTGACGACGAGGAAACATGCCAAAGCGAACTTAAAGATAATAAATACCACACATTACAATCATGGCAAAAAGATTCCAAAAAATGACATTTGTCACAAAGGAGACTTGAAAGATCTTGATGTGTTTCCTTATGCATCACAGTTGTCTTAAgtctttaaaaaatatttatatgttATGAGATTAGGAAGTTAAATGACCACTAGACAGGTTTTCTGGTTTGGCTATAGTGACAATTTTCAAAACTGAAGACTTCGGGCAGTACTATTTACTATGTTGGCTCGACAACCCATAAAGTCAGTTTAAGGAAATCCATAAGCAAACACCAACTGAAAGATGTTAGGTAATTCTGCTAGGTTACCAAATTTATTGTGGTTCCCAGTTAACTGGATTTGACAAAAATAGAGATTGCATAGTACCTTTTAGAAAACAATAAAGCAAAAATCTCGTGAACCCAAAACATTTAATAGAAGATAAATGAGAAAGATTCATTAAAAAATCAAGATATAGAAAGGAGAAAGAAAAACAAGGTTATTTGGGAAAATTTTGATTCCATGGTTTAAGTCTTAGAGATATCAAAGTACGGACAGAAGGTTAGTTCACATAACCATTGGGGCGGCCATGACGTTCCTGTAGTTTTCAAAATTGCTTCATACAAAAGGAACAGAAGTCTTGTAAAGGAATATAAGTAACTCTGATAAGCATGTCCCTCTGCTTCTAGCAAAGTAAATATGAAAGCCACATTCACCATGACGTACCATAACAGGCCAGTTCTCATGCTTGGTGTTAGCTTTTTCAAGccccttggggggggggggggggggaggatagCAAGAAGAAGGTTGGAAATCAGCAGGGAGTTTGAGAAAACCAAGGGACGTTGAGGAAAATTAGAAATTCAGACTCAGTAGAAACTAGAAAGTACTCAAATCTGTAGAAGATTTTGAAACCAAAATGTGTGTATGCATACAGGTTTTCGGTCTCTCCAAAATGCAAGAGCTGGAAACTAAAAGGAGAACCACATAAATTTGGTTTTCTCTGTTTCAAATCAAGCCTGACCCAGATTGACATTTCCAGTTCATGTGACTTGTTTCTTTTCATATTCACCAATTGTGTTTTCCAAGCTAGAATCATGTTAACCCCAGTAAAGCTTTCATTTCAGGCAAAGAAACTTCGAAAAAGACCAAATAAATCACAAGGTCATCTTTTATCAATGTTCATGTAAAAAGAGGAGAAAAGGTGAAAAAGATCAAAATAAATCCCGAAGTCATCTTTTATCAGTGTTCATATTTCTCAAAAAAGGAGAGAAGGAGAAAGAAATGGAAAAAGGATAAACATGGATTCATATAGAACTTGTTTGGAATTGAGGCatcattgttgttattgttggagaaaaaaatgaaaaaggggcCTGATTTAGTCTCAGGCGAGTTGACAAAACAGATTAATAATATATGTAATAAATCAacaatttaacattaaaatcaagaTTATTTCTACAGAGGTAAGGGAAGAAAAGGGAAATGAAGAGAATAGCAACTGTAAGGGCTCCTTTCTCATTAGCCCATGAGTGAAACTAAAATCATTAGTAAGGTATACCTACTTAGAAGAGGGTTATTTCAGTTCTCTGCAGAACAGTGTGTTCGTGGAAAGTAAAAGGAACGGAGCCATGTATATAAATGTACATCCACTCGATATAACAAATGCTCCAGCGAGGATAATGACATATTGAAGCATAATGAATATACAAATAGCAGAAATCATAAAATTGGAGGCCATCTTACATATAAGAAATGCAAAGCAAATTTTCTTTCTCTAGATGCTCAGAATTTAAAGCATTGCACCATCTATAAATAATCTTATATATGACAGAAACTCTTGCTGCATATGTCATAGTCGTTTCTTATCTATTCTTGCTTTCCTTGATTTTCCCTTCCTCTTTCTTTAAAGCTAATGAAATCCTAAGAACAGAAAAAGAACCAAATAACATTTCGTTACCATCCAAATAGCACTATAGATGGATCCTTCAGTGCCGAATGGCGATAAAATCCAGTTATGGCAATACCAAATGATTACACCTTTATCTGGCAGATACCATTTGTTTGTCCCAGTGTTGTAAATAGCGCTCGCCTTAGCGCTAATAGCGTGAGGCGTAGCGATGCAAGCATCCAACACCTTTTTCTTCTGTTGCGTTGCGTTTTCAAAATAGCGCTCGCCTCTGCCTGTGTAGCGAGAGGCGACTGTAGCGTcgctttttcaaaaaataaaagaaaaagcgCAGGGATTAAAAGAAAAAGACCCGCGATTAGGGTTTTCAGggatttctttcttcttcaagcTTCAAGCAGCCGAGCAGACTAGCAATTTCTTTCTCCAAGTCGACCCACCCACAGtgattcttctttcttcttcatctcttctgcCATTTTCTTCTTCATCCAAGTCGACTCAGCCAGGTACGCTTCTCTTCTTctcctttgttcttcttctgccatttctttttctttcttctttctttagtCTTCTTTCTTCGttctcctttctttctttcttcctctcttctttcttatttttgctCTGTTTTTGATCGAGCAGCACTCAACAGAGAGTAGCATTCAACTCTGTTTTTTATCGAGCAACACTATCTATTgagtttttaatttttgaattgatatatttattaatatattgttGCTATTGTCGCttcaaatttaatattttatttttttgtataaattgtcgcttcacatcaaaaaggcgagcgcttcgcttctcgcctCTCACCTCAGTGAAGCGGGCCCTCGTCGCTATTTGTCGCCACACGCTATCTTAAACACTAGTTTGTCCTGCCAATTATCTTAGAATGCAATCAAACAGCCATCACATACTGTATCATAAGGAACCACACCTCTGTGGAGCAAAAATGTGTCCTATGACACATCAAAAGAGACATCAAAAATAAGCTAATATATTCACTAGTTTCTAGATCTAGTTAATAGAAGAGCTATCTAATTGATGAGATTTAATAAACACTTCCAGATAGACAAGGTCACAAAACCAAAATATTTTAAGGGGCTCATTTCTTCAAGAACAGTACATTCCAAAAGCCATTATATAGCAAGTTAGTTTTCTAACGAATATACATATATTTGCATCAAAAGGCACATGATGTTTCTTACTTGATGAAAATAATTCGCCATGGTAAGTTAAACACAAATCCTGGAGACTTCAAGTAACTTCAAGTACCATCTTTAGGATTCTTAATATAAATCACAAAAATTAGAATTATATCAGTTAGGCTAACACTTGCAAATCTACAAGGATAGACATAAATCATTACAGCAAATTACCTGAATGAAATAACCAGTATCTGGCGTCCCGTCCAAGTTCAAAGTAGATGCTAAAACCATCATAAATTTCTCTTTCACACGCATAGGATATATCTCAGTGTTCACATCCAACAGCATGTACATATCAAACTGCTCACTTCGTGCTTCAATACGATTAACTACAAAATGCACAAGATATTCTTGATCACATCATTTGCAAAAACATGTGTTACTGCAGCTTAATAATTCGTGGTGGCAATAATAAACCAAATTTAGTCTATCATATGCCAAAATTCACAGTTTGTCAAGAAACTGCACCAACTCTATTTTATTACTCGATCGCATGTGCAATGAGCAATACACTTATAGGTACTCTAGTGTTCAATGCTCATTGCTCCCAATAGTAATTTGGTCTGTACACAGTCTGATGAACCACCACACAACCACATGCCCTTTCCTATGCCCATTATCGCTCATGAGAAAGACACTAGAAGGTGTAATTATAAAACGAAAAATTGGATCATTTATAGTGGAGACTATCGAAAAGAAGGTCATATAAGACCATATCTTTGTCTCAAAGGTAGCTCTTACTGTAGGACGGATGATGTTATTTACCCAGGAAAAGAAAACCAAGAAAAAAGAAAGACTACGAAGTCCAGCAAACATGGATGTCTAATAGTCTGTTTGGTCAAGCTTCTAAattcagcttattttgagaagtttttTTCACAAAAGTGCTTTTCTCAAAGTACTTTTGGATGTTTGGTCAAgcatttgtgtttggctaattaattcaAAAAGCACTTCTGagtagcaattagtgtttggccaatctTTAAAAAATTGCTTCTAagagtatttttctcaaaagtgcttttggcgagaagctacttttttctgcttctccaaaacagcttctgcttctactcaaaaatatttttttcttctaaatGCTTGTCCAAACacctcaactttgaaaaaaaaaaaaaacactttaaaaaaaaatatttttggctttggagaaacttggccaaataggctataagAAAGCCATTACAGACgcacaaaatttatcaaaattcatCATAGGCATTTCAGGTAAACTACATGAATACTTTTTTTGACATGTCCACGTGACAAGGATAACTTTAAAAACACCACCTTTGTTTCCTTTAACCTTATTCTTTCTCCTAATTGTCGTCAGAATCCTGGGGTGGGCCAAATTACATAACGAAAGCACACTTATTTCAAAGTGTTCATATGGCTCGCACTATAGACGCAATGATAAAGCAACAACACCTGCCTTTTTCTTCACAAGTTCCCCTGTTTCTCGATCGACAACTAAGGGTGCCAAACCATCTAAGCAAAGTTTCATTTGTCTAAGAAGAGAACGAAGACAAGCTCAAGTTATCTGGGATAAGTGGTGTAAGGCCCTGTGaaatttcgcaaaggaaaaataatatttcgtggtaCCGAATTGGTTTTAAGATGTTTAAGGattttagaaattcttcgcggcgagcatgCTCGCCGCGACTCGGACGTTTTGggctgaacaatgcaccggagagtaaaggaaaattttcggcAAAAGAAGACGTTTctacggcccactatgcggtcgcagaatcactttgcggaccgcataatgatcgcAGAGTGAGACAGGCAAGGGCAGGTTGGAGACCAGGTTTgcagcgcattatgcgaccgcagaccaattctgcggtgcattatgtgaccgcagaacaggtctgcgggccgcataatggccgcatacCAGGTCAATCGCGtccagttttggaggccaaattatgcggccgatatgcggtccgcatatcgattatgcgatcgcagaccttgttccggagctccatttttgggtttttaaaacccgaccctacttcgttaaatacacgctttgggccatttttgagctaaaatctgacattttagagtgagagagagtgccctagagtgagaaggtgttcctcaacaattgatcttcaattcttgctcaaattttgaaagattaagaaggaaactcactaggtcttcatcctagaggtaagattctacacccttaTCCTCAATTTcgagaaatgggtaattagcaagataatttttgggcatgagagttatttattttacatgcatgtgttatcaaagggcgtaggaagattgttgagctaaaaatggtaaagattgggttgtggggtgatggaatcctccataaaagggccttgaaaccttaatgcacacctagtgtttgataaaatgctcaaataagctagaaccatgagcatcttcctaattttggttcaatttgttatatttctacagtagattgaagttgctaagaattccggaacattttagagtttaaggaagctcgattgaggtatgttggctaaactcttcacTAAGAATTGAAtctcacgatattcatgtaaattatgtaagtcccgagtggttcattataaaatggGCTATTCCGTAAGATTGGGTCAAGAGTtatatgttcaataagtatcctaaatactttattcatgttatgttatcaattgaggatgtgttcaagtatgggctgtgcattaataatgtttcgacttcaagtcgagttcaaacgaaggctattatgccaaattttatgaaatatctctatgtaccttacactcttaattgctcacatgtgtattacacaccttgaattgaattgttgttgttggtaatgataatgttgatgtttgaaagtgaaaaggtgagcataaaatactaaatacggccaacgtgccaagaatgattatataattatggccattagtgcaaATGAAATGTAAAGAGgtaaaagaagtatgaaatgcgatgattgatataaaaaggttgatgtctcgaataaaacagcctagccgatcgagtcgtgatcggacaccatgctgcacatatggtggtgattgtgctggaaattgtaattgaaatagtgattgtggtcgatgtccctaatggatagcctagtcgatcgggtcgtgatcgggctccgtgttaaagacggtggtattgatattgagagtaattgtggttgatgtctctaatgagataccctagccgatcgggtcgtgatcggactccgtgctgagagtacggtggtactggtattgcGA
The DNA window shown above is from Nicotiana tomentosiformis chromosome 8, ASM39032v3, whole genome shotgun sequence and carries:
- the LOC104085507 gene encoding DNA-directed RNA polymerases II and V subunit 8A-like, with product MVETLFEDIFTVTQKDPDGKKFDRVNRIEARSEQFDMYMLLDVNTEIYPMRVKEKFMMVLASTLNLDGTPDTGYFIQGNKKSLADKFEYVMNGKLYRISEEGSGKHVKADIFVSFGGLLMQLRGDPSIAAKFELDQKIFLLIRKV